The proteins below are encoded in one region of Fimbriimonadaceae bacterium:
- the proS gene encoding proline--tRNA ligase, which yields MASDLGITPRDENYAEWYNDLVKRAGLADNSVVRGCMVIKPHGYAMWELMRDALDGMFKATGHQNAYFPLLIPKSFLSREAEHVEGFAKECAVVTHHRLKDSPNGVIVDPDARLEEELIIRPTSETIIWHSYKSWIQSYRDLPLLINQWANVMRWELRPRLFLRTAEFLWQEGHTAHVTYDEAEEEALTILEIYTRFAQDWMAVPVVAGIKSDGEKFAGADHTYTIEAMTQDLRAIQAGTSHHLGQNFAKAFDVMFQSQEGKQEYVYATSWGVSTRLVGTLLMVHSDDKGLVCPPRLAPVQVAIVPIGRKDDYVRVVEAADRIAQTLTDTNWNGLPVRVKVDKREKESPGFKFNDWELKGACVRVELGPRDLEAGTCILVRRDDGEKRTLSLEQLVDGIHAGLDAMQHGLFERALAMREANTHRVDAWDDFTERFSGEGGGGFVLAHWDGTRETEQKINEATKATIRCIPRTPLRADDAEPGRCVFSGQPSQQRVVFAKAY from the coding sequence ATGGCGAGCGACTTGGGAATAACGCCGCGGGACGAAAACTACGCCGAGTGGTACAACGACCTGGTCAAACGGGCCGGGCTGGCGGACAACAGCGTTGTCCGCGGTTGCATGGTCATCAAACCGCATGGCTATGCGATGTGGGAATTGATGCGCGACGCCCTGGACGGCATGTTCAAGGCCACCGGGCACCAAAACGCCTATTTCCCGCTGCTCATCCCAAAGTCGTTCCTGAGTCGGGAGGCGGAACACGTCGAGGGCTTCGCCAAGGAGTGTGCGGTCGTGACCCACCATAGGCTTAAAGATTCACCAAACGGTGTGATCGTGGACCCCGACGCGCGGTTAGAGGAAGAGTTGATCATCCGCCCGACGAGCGAAACGATCATCTGGCACTCTTACAAAAGTTGGATCCAGTCCTACCGTGATCTCCCGCTGCTCATCAACCAGTGGGCGAACGTCATGCGCTGGGAGCTTAGGCCGCGCCTTTTTTTGCGGACCGCCGAGTTCCTTTGGCAGGAGGGCCACACCGCTCACGTCACCTATGACGAGGCGGAAGAGGAAGCGCTGACGATCCTGGAGATCTACACCCGGTTCGCCCAAGACTGGATGGCGGTGCCTGTCGTGGCTGGGATCAAGAGCGACGGCGAGAAGTTCGCGGGGGCAGACCACACGTACACGATCGAAGCCATGACCCAAGACTTGCGCGCGATTCAAGCGGGCACTTCTCACCATTTGGGCCAGAACTTCGCGAAGGCGTTCGACGTTATGTTCCAATCCCAAGAAGGCAAGCAGGAGTACGTTTATGCAACCAGTTGGGGAGTTTCCACCCGTTTGGTTGGAACTCTCCTCATGGTGCATTCCGACGATAAGGGGCTCGTTTGCCCGCCTCGGCTCGCCCCTGTGCAGGTGGCGATCGTTCCGATCGGGCGGAAGGACGATTATGTCCGGGTCGTTGAAGCGGCCGACCGGATCGCTCAAACGTTAACGGATACGAATTGGAACGGGCTCCCTGTCCGAGTCAAGGTCGACAAGCGCGAGAAGGAGTCGCCCGGCTTCAAATTCAACGATTGGGAGCTAAAGGGCGCGTGCGTCCGGGTCGAGCTCGGGCCCCGCGACTTGGAGGCCGGCACCTGCATCCTCGTCCGCAGGGACGATGGAGAAAAGCGCACCTTGAGCCTTGAGCAATTGGTGGACGGAATCCATGCCGGGCTCGACGCGATGCAGCACGGTCTCTTTGAGCGCGCCCTCGCCATGCGCGAGGCCAACACCCATCGGGTGGACGCTTGGGATGACTTCACCGAAAGGTTTAGCGGCGAGGGCGGAGGCGGATTTGTCCTCGCCCACTGGGACGGGACGCGCGAGACCGAGCAGAAGATCAACGAGGCGACGAAGGCGACCATCCGCTGCATCCCGCGAACGCCGCTGCGCGCCGATGACGCCGAACCGGGCAGGTGCGTGTTCTCCGGCCAGCCCAGCCAGCAGCGGGTGGTCTTCGCCAAGGCGTACTAA
- a CDS encoding FAD-dependent oxidoreductase, which produces MSTDRDPVAFPTLSEAQIAQIAQFSEPKTFADGEYLFQAGVAGFSFFLIQEGAVEIVEDSDVRRRRVVVHGPGEFTGDVDMITGRPPVVSAVAQGKTTVLEVCPERLKKIVSELPVLSDLILRAFIQRRALLLEGPFVGIRVIGSRFNRETLRIREFLARNDVPYTWTDVESDRDVQTLLDRFNLCVADTPVVILLDGTILKSPSTVEIAHHLGLSQSVNRSLYDLIVIGSGPAGLAAAVYGASEGLRTLVIDSSGPGGQAGASSRIENYMGFPTGLSGADLAHRAIIQAQRFGASFLTPGDVTQLSCRNQTAHNIHLSDGRVIAARCIIIATGASYRKLELPELPKFEGQGVYYAATQVEAVLCNEKPVAVVGAGNSAGQAAVFLSDRSEKVYLVVRGDDLRKSMSSYLADRIENTPNIELVCDSEIVELCGDSMLERVKIANRCTKDVMDVSLSGLFVMIGADPCTDWLASGLGLDSKGFILTGPAAKESGAWRLLRDPFLLETTCPGVFAAGDVRSGSVKRVSSAVGEGSMAVSFAHQFLATR; this is translated from the coding sequence ATGAGCACAGACCGCGACCCCGTGGCCTTTCCAACGCTGAGCGAGGCCCAAATCGCGCAGATCGCCCAGTTCTCCGAGCCCAAAACGTTCGCGGACGGCGAGTACCTGTTCCAAGCCGGGGTAGCTGGTTTCAGCTTTTTCCTTATCCAAGAAGGCGCTGTCGAGATCGTTGAAGATTCCGATGTTAGGCGTCGCCGTGTCGTCGTGCACGGCCCAGGCGAGTTCACGGGCGACGTCGATATGATCACGGGCCGACCTCCGGTCGTGAGCGCAGTGGCCCAGGGCAAGACGACTGTGCTCGAGGTCTGTCCCGAAAGGCTTAAGAAGATTGTCAGTGAACTGCCGGTCTTAAGCGATTTAATCCTTCGAGCTTTTATCCAGCGGCGCGCGCTTCTTTTAGAGGGTCCGTTTGTTGGGATTCGGGTCATCGGCTCGCGGTTCAACCGTGAAACATTGCGGATCCGAGAATTCTTGGCCAGGAATGACGTCCCCTACACTTGGACCGATGTCGAATCTGATCGCGACGTGCAGACCCTGCTCGATCGGTTTAACCTTTGCGTCGCAGACACGCCGGTGGTGATCCTTTTGGACGGCACAATCCTTAAGAGTCCCAGCACGGTCGAGATCGCCCATCATTTGGGGTTGAGCCAGTCTGTCAACCGCTCGCTCTACGACCTCATCGTGATCGGGTCCGGCCCGGCAGGTTTGGCCGCGGCGGTTTATGGAGCCAGCGAAGGATTGCGGACCCTCGTGATCGACAGCAGCGGCCCAGGTGGCCAAGCCGGGGCCAGTAGCAGGATTGAGAACTATATGGGGTTCCCCACGGGCTTGAGTGGCGCTGATCTCGCCCACCGGGCAATTATCCAGGCCCAGAGGTTTGGGGCGAGTTTCTTGACGCCGGGAGACGTGACGCAGCTGAGTTGTCGCAACCAGACAGCCCATAACATCCACCTTTCCGATGGCCGCGTCATCGCCGCAAGGTGCATCATTATCGCGACGGGCGCAAGTTACCGAAAACTTGAGCTTCCTGAATTGCCCAAGTTCGAAGGACAAGGCGTCTACTATGCGGCGACGCAGGTGGAGGCCGTACTCTGCAATGAGAAGCCTGTCGCGGTCGTCGGCGCGGGCAACTCGGCCGGTCAAGCGGCCGTGTTCCTCAGCGACCGGAGCGAGAAGGTCTACCTTGTCGTGCGAGGCGACGACCTTCGCAAATCGATGTCCTCTTACCTGGCAGACCGCATCGAGAACACTCCAAACATCGAGCTGGTTTGCGACTCGGAGATTGTTGAACTTTGCGGAGACTCCATGCTTGAAAGAGTCAAGATCGCCAACCGCTGCACGAAGGACGTGATGGATGTGAGTCTCTCAGGCTTGTTCGTAATGATCGGTGCCGATCCTTGTACGGACTGGCTTGCGTCAGGGCTGGGCCTGGACTCTAAAGGTTTCATCCTAACGGGCCCGGCGGCCAAGGAGAGCGGTGCATGGAGGCTCCTGCGCGACCCGTTCCTGCTTGAGACCACTTGCCCTGGGGTTTTTGCCGCTGGGGACGTCCGCTCAGGTTCAGTCAAACGAGTGTCGAGCGCGGTCGGCGAAGGTTCGATGGCGGTCTCGTTCGCGCACCAATTCCTCGCGACGCGTTAG